TGGAGCTTGACAAATAAAAATATGAGTAAATGATAATTATGTGTATGCAGCTAACCAATCATTCACGTTCTATGAAAGGATCTAGCGGAATGATTTATATTGGTGACACCAGTAAAAAAAGAATGGCTCTTACCTTTGACGATGGACCAGAAGACATCTATACTCCGCACATTTTAGAGATATTAAGGGAAAAAAGTGTGAAGGCCACCTTCTTTGTTATTGGCAAGGAAGCCAGGGCTTATTCTAAACTATTGAAACAAATTTATAAAGAAGGCCATGCAATTGGTAACCATAGCTGGGATCATAGCAAGTTACCTGGTCTTACAGACAAGCAATTGATTGAAAGCATCCAATCTACAACGATGGAAATTGAGAAAATTACAGGGGCCGACACGGATTTGTTCCGACCGCCGTATGGTTCTATCAACGATCAACAGGTAACGCTGCTTCATGAGCATGGGTACCGATTAATTATGTGGGGAATCGATACCATTGATTGGAGTGGTTCATCTGCAAAAACGATTCTATCTAGA
This DNA window, taken from Alteribacillus bidgolensis, encodes the following:
- a CDS encoding polysaccharide deacetylase family protein — translated: MIYIGDTSKKRMALTFDDGPEDIYTPHILEILREKSVKATFFVIGKEARAYSKLLKQIYKEGHAIGNHSWDHSKLPGLTDKQLIESIQSTTMEIEKITGADTDLFRPPYGSINDQQVTLLHEHGYRLIMWGIDTIDWSGSSAKTILSRVIEQATPGGIVLQHTIRVPEKLDETIKALPHIINQLRLKGFELVTVPILLDKIE